A segment of the Siphonobacter curvatus genome:
TAGACCACAATCCCCAGAATGGCGGCAGCAACAACGAATAAGAGTATTTTTCTTCCTGACATAGTACGATCGGTACGCTGATTGTTAGCATTTAAACAATGAAAGTTTCAATCTTTCGGGGCTCCGTTCTATTCGGAACCAATTGTATTGCAACTTTGCTGTATCTCAGCAGTGCAAAAATCTACAACTTAACGGCAAAAGCCAATAATAATATGTTTACTGGAATCATTGAAGCGTTGGGAACGGTCACTGAACTTACTTATGCAGGTACCAACGTTACCTTCAGCATCGAGTCTCCGATTTCTCAAGAGCTGAAAATAGATCAGAGCGTTTCACACAATGGTGTTTGTCTGACGGTCATTGCTGTAGGCGATGGTTACCATCAGGTTACGGCAATTGATGAAACGTTGAAAAAGAGTAACCTGGGCCGTTTACAGGCCGGATCCACAGTCAATCTGGAGCGTTGCATGCAGGCCAACGGCCGTTTCGATGGGCACATTGTTCAGGGGCACGTCGACCAGACGGCCGTGTGTACGCGGGTGCAGGATGAAAACGGCAGCTGGCTGTTTGATTTTGAGTACGACGCTTCACTGGGGAACGTGACCGTAGAAAAGGGATCGATTTGTATCAACGGAATCAGTCTGACGGTTTTTAATTCCGGCGTTCATACGTTTCGCGTAGCCATCATTCCGTATACCTACGAACATACAACCTTTCATGCACTGGCCGAAGGTGATACGGTCAATCTGGAATTCGACATTGTGGGTAAATACGTAAAACGCCTGTTAGGTCAGGCTTAAGTCAGCCTTTGTTTCGTATTAAAACCAAATTAATTATTACCATATTCCATTTTTCACGTACGGATTCATACATTAGCTCGTTCGTTTATTCAGTATACTTACTGAAGACGTTTACTTTTCGACTTAATACAGAAAGCTATTCGCTGCTTTTATGAACCGTAGAAATTTTATTCAGGCATCTTTAGGAATAGGTGCTCTTTCCGCAGTCGGACTCGAAGCTCTGGCTGCTACGCAGGCGAAATCCGTTGGGTTACAACTCTATACGGTTCGCGATGATATTCAGAAGCAGGGCATTGAGCGGGTACTGGAGCAGGTAGCCAAGCTAGGGTATAAACAGGTCGAGAACTTTAGCTATAATCAGGGTAAGTTTTTCGGTAAAACGCCCGCTGAGTATAACAAAATCTTGAAGGACAATGGACTAAAAGCCGTCAGCGGACACTATACCACGGGCCGATCCACGAAGTTTGGCATGGGCGATGGTTTGACCCGCAATTGGGAAAAAGCCGTTGAAGATGCAGCGGCAATCGGACAAAAATACGTAGTATTGGCTTATCTGGTAGATGACGAACGCTCGGCGGAAGATTACAAGCAGTTATTCGGTATTCTAACAAAAAGCTCCGAAACGGCGAAAAAATCCGGGTTGACACTGGGTTACCATAACCACGATTTTGAATTCACGCAAAAAGTGGACGGCGAAAAGCCCTACGATTTATTGTTAAAAAATACGCCCGTAGTGATGGAGATGGATCTATACTGGGTGGAAAAAGCGGGCGAAAAACCCGCCGAGTATTTTGCGAAATATCCCGGTCGTTTTCCGCTCTGGCACGTCAAGGACATGGCTAAAACGCCCCAGCAGGAATTCGCGGAAGTAGGTACGGGTAGCATTGATTTCGCGGACTTATTCAAGCACGCGAAGCAAGCTGGACTCAAGCAATATTTTGTGGAACAGGATGTTTGCAAACGCCCACCCATGGAATGTATCAAAACCAGTATCGACAATATTCAAAAGGCCAAGTGGGGTTGATTTCCCAGTAATAATAGATGCACAACAAAGGTCAGTCGAGTTTCGACTGACCTTTGCTTTTAGTGTCCATACTGCTGATCTTCCTCTTCCTCCGGATCGGCTTTATCCCACATCGCCCGGAAAGTTGGGGCCATATACAGCATTTCTTCTACTTTACTACGGGCCGCGTGAAATAGACGGTAGTTATAACCCTGATTTATAATTTCGTCAATAGCAAAGATGAGTTGAGCCATGTCCCGCACATTCACGGAAAAATCCCTCACTACGTACATGGTAAAGCCGCGATCGTAATCGTCAGCGAAAAATAATACCAGAGCAAAATCTTCTCCCCACAAAAATGAAGTAACCTGGCTACGCGAAAAATCTTTGAACATTTCCCCATTGTCAACTAAGGCATCAATGATTTCAACGTCATTATTCGTAATGTAAAAATTTGGGGTAAGGTTGCGGGAGATTTCCTCCATAACCGGCCGTTGGGTTGATTGTTGAGCCATAAATTTGATCAATTTTTGGAGAAAATGTAACGTTTCCGTCCATTTCTCTGGCTGGATAAAAAAGAAAAAGCCCCCGGAGAATGCTCCGAGGGCTTTGCTGAGTTTGACTTCAGGACTCGAAGTCAACAATTCTCCAAAATTCTTATGCCAGATTTTAAGCCAGCTCCTTTAACGTATTCCGGTACTTCACTTCTACGGCGTGGAGTTCCAGTAAGGGTTTCAGGAATTCTTCCAGTAGGCTAATATCCAACTGGCTAGCCGCGTCGCACAGAGCTTCGCTGGGGCAGGTATGAGCTTCCACAAACAGACCGTCTACACCCGCAGCCACACCGGCACGAGCCAATACGGGAAGGTACTCACGAGCACCGCCTTTGGAATCTTTCGAAGGAATACCATACTTCCGGATGGCGTGCGTTACGTCGAATACCACGGGATAATTGGTACGAGCCATGTGGTAGAAGCTACGCGGATCGACCACAAGATCGTTGTAACCGAAGGTGTACCCGCGTTCGGTCAGAATGATCTGATCGTTGCCGGAATCTTCGATTTTCTTCACTGGATGTTTCATGTTTTCCGGAGCCAAGAACTGACCGTGCTTGACATTCACAACACGACCCGTTTGAGCCGCTGCCGTTACCAGCATGGTTTGCATACAGAGGTAGGCCGGAATTTGGAGTACGTCCACTACTTCAGCTACGGGAGCTGCCTGATCGGGATAGTGGATGTCCGTCAGCAAAGGAAAACCAAACTGTTCCTTTACTTTCGCCAGAATCTTGATTCCTTTATCCAGACCGGGGCCAGAGTAGTAATCCAGACTCGAGCGGTTATCCTTCTGAAACGATGATTTATAAATCATCTTGATATTGAGACGTTCCGAAATCTCTTTGAGTTTTTCGGCAACGGTCATCATGATTTTTTCGTCTTCGATAACGCAGGGACCTGAGATGAGAAACAACTCATCCGATCCACATTCGATATCGCCAACCCGTACGATTTTCTGCGACATAATCTTAATTTTTAAGGGGTAACGACTACTAGAGCCGCTTGAATAAATCCTTCAGTACATCAATGGTAATCACTTCCTGCCAGTTTTCACCAATGGCGTGCAGCCACATGTGGGGCAGATTGTAGGAAACGTGAGCCATTTTGGTAATGGTTTCGTCGTCCCATTCCTTGGCCAGTCCCTGCGGCAAAGTTACGTTAAAACGTTTCACCATCTGCTTAAACTCGGCAACCCCCTCGGGATAGTAATCCTCCAGATGGTTCATGATTAAACAGTTGGCGTAGCAGTGACGCGTACCCAGAATTTTCGACAGACCATAACTCAGGGCATGGCAAACGCCTACTTCCGAATACGTCAGACTTAGGCCACCCATGAGGGAAGCTACCATCAGTTTGTCGTCGTTTTCGGGCGTTTGTCCGGCATTTTCGCCTAAGTAAATATCCCGGCAAAGCTTCATGGCCTGCTCGGCGTAGGCGTGTGAGTAGGCGTTATTGAAGTGCCCATTTTCGGATTCGATACAGTGAATGTACGTATCCATCCCAGTATAGAACCACCAGTCGGTTGGTACCGTAGCAATCAGTTCGGGATCGAGTACCACCTGGTTAAATACGGTCCACTCACACTTCAAACCCAGTTTTTTAACCGGTCCCGTTAGTACCGCCGTCATCGAAACCTCGGCTCCGGTACCCGAAATGGTCGGTACACCGACGTGATACACGCCCGGTACTTTCACCAGATTCAGACCCTGATACAGCGTCGAAGAACCTTCGTTGGTCAGCATCAGCGACAGAGCTTTGGCAATGTCCATGACCGAACCACCGCCAATTCCGACGACACCCGAAGGAAGACCCTGTTTCGCCAGAATTTCGTCCCGCAGCGTATCAATCTGCTCGGTAGTAGGTTCGTGAACGTCTACGTCGATGAAGTATACTAGATCTTTGGCTTCCGCGGGGATCCGGGTTTCAAGTTCCTTCCCTTTGAAGTACTGGTCTACAATGAAGACGAAATATTGATTATTTTCGGTCCGCTTGGGAGCCAGAATATCGCCCAATTGACTGAAACTGCCCCGTCCGTAAACGGTTTTTTCAATTCCTTTGAAATTCTTATGCATGGTACTATTGTTCAATTATCATTCAGGATTGGCTTTAGGGAAATTATTCCCAAACCATGGGTAAAGCATAATCCTGGAAAAAACGATCTTTCGAAGCTACCGTTAGCTGTTCAGTCAACGCCTGAGCAATAATGATGCGATCGAAAGGATCTTTATGAAAAAGAGGCAATTGTTGAAGAGTCAGTAAATGTTCAAATTCGATCGGAATAATCTGAAAATTATTCCGATCAATGAAATCGAAAACTCCCGTAGGCTGGTGCCTAACTCAAGCTTTCCCAGACTCAGCTTAATACTAATTTCCCAGAGGCTCGCTACACTCAAATAGCATCGGTTATCGAAGCTTTTGATTTGCTCTCTTAGTTTTACTGGCAACGATTCATCACCGCCATAAAACCAGAGCAAAGCATGAGTATCCAGTAATACGTCCATTCTTAGCGATATTCTTCGAACGCTTCCAGGGGGTCATCAAAGTCGTTACTCAGGTGTACTTTACCTTTCGCATAACCATACTCCCGTTCGTTTAGCGTAGACTCCCGGTCCATTTTCGCTTTCAAAAACTGGACAAAGTGCTCCACCTCCTGCTGTAATTCAGGACTGAGGGATCGGATTTCGGATAACAAGGTTGTACTTAACATCGTAATATGCTTTAAATGCCTTTCCGTTGCTAACTCTTCACTGCTTAGGCTTCTACCTGCTGTACTTTTTGTACCGCTGCAGACACCTTTTCAATCAGCGTGTCGATTTCTGCGTAAGTCCAGGTAACGCGGATTCCGAACGAAATCAGCCGACCAATGACTTCCTGTGATTTGGGAATGTCCAGATTTGCGTAATCCTGCGGAGCACCGAATTTCTCCACGCCCAGACGAGCCGCCGTACGCATTTCTTTCAGGTGATCCCACTGGTTGATAAAGTGGTACATATTGGTATACCAGTAGTTGAAGCCTCCCACGCCCGCGGCGTTCAGTTCAGCCACTACTTTACCCGCCGTTTCCGTATCGGGCAGCAGCAGGTTCAGGAACGTTGCTGAATCGCCCGATGGGTCTGGAATGGTGGCGAAGGATACACCGGGCACTTGCCCCAGTTTCTCCATCAGGTATTTTTTGTACTCGTTATTTTTTTCGCGTACGTAAGGTACCCGCTGGGTTTGTACTTTTCCGATGGCGGCGTGTAATTCCGAAATGCGGAAGTTGAAACCAATCACGGGATGTTGTTCCATCCCCCGGTTGTTACCAACGTGGTCGTGACCGTGGTCGGAGTAGCTGTCGGCCAGCTTATAAATTCGCTCATCGTTCGTGACCATCACGCCACCTTCGGCGGCCGTCGCGATTTTGAAGAAGTCGTAGGAATAGGCTCCGGCTACACCCCATAGGCCCGTCGATACACCTTTGTAGCTGGCGGCCATGGCTTGTCCGGCGTCTTCCACCAGAATCAGGTTGTGCTCTTTTACCACTTCCATAATGGAATCCATGTCGGCCATTTGACCACACATGTGCACCAGACAGATGGCTTTCGTATTTGGCGTCAGAGCCTTACGGATGCCTTCTGCACTCAAACACAGCGTTTCATCCACCTCAGCGAACACGGGAATAGCTCCGGCAATCAGTACGGCTTCCACCGTGGCGATGTACGTAAAGGGGGGAACGATTACTTCGTCACCCGCACCGATACCCGCCGCAGCCAGGGCACATTGTACGGCCGTTGAACCGGAGGATACCGCGTGAGCATACTTGGCTCCGACCAGTTTACAAACCTCCGCTTCAAATTCGCGGGCTTTCCAGATGTTATTGCGTTGAGCATCGTGGTTATAACGGAAGAACATTCCGGTTTCCAGTACATCATTAATTTCCTGGCGTTCTTCTGCTCCGTATAGTTCGGTACCTGGCATAATCTATTGTTTTCTGTTTTTACGGTTTTTCACTGTTCAGCAAACTTCCCTTTTTCGGGGAAATTTGTACGCCTGCAAAAGTAGACATTCTCCGGGACAAAGGTTGATTTGCTTTTGACTTATTCCGGGAATAGCCGCTCGGCTAAGCCTCTATTTTTTCGATGGTACTCCGTTCCAGTTCAACGAAATCAAAGGCGTATGTATGTTTTTCATCCGTGGGATGCGTCTCCCGGCTGAGTTCATGCCATTCCGCTGAATCCAGTTTAGGAAAGAAAGTATCGCCTTCCACGGATGCCTGTACTTCCGTCAGATGAATCCGATCCGTGAGCGGTAAGGCCTGTTGGTAAATTTCGGCTCCGCCAATGATGTACACGTCGGATTCGGTACGAATGGCCTCCTCCAAGGAAGAGACGACGATACAGCCCGGTGCCTCGTAGTTTTCATTCCGGGTAATAATCACATTGGTACGATTGGGCAACGGTTTTCCGATGGATTCATACGTTTTCCGACCCATCACCACGGTATGGCCCGAAGTGAGTTT
Coding sequences within it:
- the vapB gene encoding type II toxin-antitoxin system VapB family antitoxin, encoding MLSTTLLSEIRSLSPELQQEVEHFVQFLKAKMDRESTLNEREYGYAKGKVHLSNDFDDPLEAFEEYR
- a CDS encoding iron-containing alcohol dehydrogenase family protein → MHKNFKGIEKTVYGRGSFSQLGDILAPKRTENNQYFVFIVDQYFKGKELETRIPAEAKDLVYFIDVDVHEPTTEQIDTLRDEILAKQGLPSGVVGIGGGSVMDIAKALSLMLTNEGSSTLYQGLNLVKVPGVYHVGVPTISGTGAEVSMTAVLTGPVKKLGLKCEWTVFNQVVLDPELIATVPTDWWFYTGMDTYIHCIESENGHFNNAYSHAYAEQAMKLCRDIYLGENAGQTPENDDKLMVASLMGGLSLTYSEVGVCHALSYGLSKILGTRHCYANCLIMNHLEDYYPEGVAEFKQMVKRFNVTLPQGLAKEWDDETITKMAHVSYNLPHMWLHAIGENWQEVITIDVLKDLFKRL
- a CDS encoding type II toxin-antitoxin system VapC family toxin, giving the protein MDRNNFQIIPIEFEHLLTLQQLPLFHKDPFDRIIIAQALTEQLTVASKDRFFQDYALPMVWE
- a CDS encoding type II toxin-antitoxin system VapC family toxin, whose translation is MDVLLDTHALLWFYGGDESLPVKLREQIKSFDNRCYLSVASLWEISIKLSLGKLELGTSLREFSISLIGIIFRLFRSNLNIY
- a CDS encoding sugar phosphate isomerase/epimerase family protein, whose translation is MNRRNFIQASLGIGALSAVGLEALAATQAKSVGLQLYTVRDDIQKQGIERVLEQVAKLGYKQVENFSYNQGKFFGKTPAEYNKILKDNGLKAVSGHYTTGRSTKFGMGDGLTRNWEKAVEDAAAIGQKYVVLAYLVDDERSAEDYKQLFGILTKSSETAKKSGLTLGYHNHDFEFTQKVDGEKPYDLLLKNTPVVMEMDLYWVEKAGEKPAEYFAKYPGRFPLWHVKDMAKTPQQEFAEVGTGSIDFADLFKHAKQAGLKQYFVEQDVCKRPPMECIKTSIDNIQKAKWG
- a CDS encoding DegT/DnrJ/EryC1/StrS family aminotransferase; the encoded protein is MPGTELYGAEERQEINDVLETGMFFRYNHDAQRNNIWKAREFEAEVCKLVGAKYAHAVSSGSTAVQCALAAAGIGAGDEVIVPPFTYIATVEAVLIAGAIPVFAEVDETLCLSAEGIRKALTPNTKAICLVHMCGQMADMDSIMEVVKEHNLILVEDAGQAMAASYKGVSTGLWGVAGAYSYDFFKIATAAEGGVMVTNDERIYKLADSYSDHGHDHVGNNRGMEQHPVIGFNFRISELHAAIGKVQTQRVPYVREKNNEYKKYLMEKLGQVPGVSFATIPDPSGDSATFLNLLLPDTETAGKVVAELNAAGVGGFNYWYTNMYHFINQWDHLKEMRTAARLGVEKFGAPQDYANLDIPKSQEVIGRLISFGIRVTWTYAEIDTLIEKVSAAVQKVQQVEA
- the kdsA gene encoding 3-deoxy-8-phosphooctulonate synthase; its protein translation is MSQKIVRVGDIECGSDELFLISGPCVIEDEKIMMTVAEKLKEISERLNIKMIYKSSFQKDNRSSLDYYSGPGLDKGIKILAKVKEQFGFPLLTDIHYPDQAAPVAEVVDVLQIPAYLCMQTMLVTAAAQTGRVVNVKHGQFLAPENMKHPVKKIEDSGNDQIILTERGYTFGYNDLVVDPRSFYHMARTNYPVVFDVTHAIRKYGIPSKDSKGGAREYLPVLARAGVAAGVDGLFVEAHTCPSEALCDAASQLDISLLEEFLKPLLELHAVEVKYRNTLKELA
- a CDS encoding riboflavin synthase; the encoded protein is MFTGIIEALGTVTELTYAGTNVTFSIESPISQELKIDQSVSHNGVCLTVIAVGDGYHQVTAIDETLKKSNLGRLQAGSTVNLERCMQANGRFDGHIVQGHVDQTAVCTRVQDENGSWLFDFEYDASLGNVTVEKGSICINGISLTVFNSGVHTFRVAIIPYTYEHTTFHALAEGDTVNLEFDIVGKYVKRLLGQA
- a CDS encoding dihydrofolate reductase, with the translated sequence MIHLVVAVAENGAIGKDNQLLWHLPDDLKQFKKLTSGHTVVMGRKTYESIGKPLPNRTNVIITRNENYEAPGCIVVSSLEEAIRTESDVYIIGGAEIYQQALPLTDRIHLTEVQASVEGDTFFPKLDSAEWHELSRETHPTDEKHTYAFDFVELERSTIEKIEA